One genomic segment of Impatiens glandulifera chromosome 6, dImpGla2.1, whole genome shotgun sequence includes these proteins:
- the LOC124942710 gene encoding probable WRKY transcription factor 3 isoform X2 has product MELKDEIERITVTKPVAWKPSPIKFHSFSALLAGAGDSTDEAAPAPAPETSQKLFVTAAIRPKTIRLKASFFMNNSSKVELSEAAAPAPAVTPEVIYKPLARLVGAKTSHTLNDNTMVQPNMDDDLDHKQAIVLMEKPSDTLMFSDNSLYETNKGNMKRIEASKIVDQNKSFPPWYDGYAWRKYGQKQVKGSEYPRSYYKCTHPNCPVKKMVERSLSGKIEEIVYKGEHNHPKPGPAKRNLGLGGFDQISREFEGETSQVGFESKLCYQGIRKALEGGDEDEPKFKIRKSELTQLSDVGISGEVVGNERVTKPSIMNVESEATGDVFRWRKYGQKAVKGNPYPRSYYRCTNLKCTARKYLERSANDSNALITTYEGKHNHDVPTSKAKF; this is encoded by the exons atggAATTGAAAGATGAGATCGAAAGAATCACCGTAACAAAGCCGGTGGCATGGAAACCTTCTCCAATCAAATTTCACTCATTCTCTGCCCTTCTCGCCGGCGCCGGCGATAGTACAGACGAAGCGGCGCCTGCGCCGGCGCCGGAAACTTCTCAAAAGTTGTTTGTAACTGCCGCCATTCGGCCGAAGACTATCCGGTTGAAGGCATCCTTTTTCATGAACAATTCTTCCAAG GTTGAGTTATCAGAAGCGGCGGCGCCGGCGCCAGCGGTAACGCCGGAGGTGATTTATAAACCCTTGGCTAGATTAGTAGGAGCGAAAACCAGTCATACCCTTAACGATAATACTATg GTTCAACCAAATATGGATGATGATCTTGATCATAAACAAGCTATAGTGCTAATGGAGAAACCATCAGACACATTAATGTTTAGCGATAATTCATTGTACGAAACGAACAAgggaaatatgaagagaatcgAGGCATCGAAAATTGTTGATCAAAACAAATCTTTTCCACCTTGGTACGATGGGTATGCATGGAGAAAATATGGGCAAAAACAAGTTAAAGGAAGCGAATACCCGAGAAGTTACTATAAGTGTACACATCCAAATTGCCCTGTCAAAAAGATGGTAGAAAGGTCATTGAGTGGAAAAATAGAAGAAATTGTGTACAAAGGCGAACACAACCACCCAAAACCCGGGCCTGCCAAGCGCAACCTTGGTTTAGGAGGATTTGATCAAATAAGTCGAGAATTTGAAGGCGAAACTAGCCAAGTCGGGTTCGAATCAAAATTGTGTTATCAAGGCATAAGAAAAGCTTTAGAAGGAGGTGATGAAGATGAACCGAAATTTAAGATAAG AAAAAGTGAGTTGACTCAGTTGAGCGATGTTGGAATATCCGGTGAAGTGGTTGGAAATGAACGAGTTACGAAGCCAAGTATCATGAATGTCGAATCTGAGGCTACTGGTGATGTGTTTCGGTGGAGAAAATATGGCCAAAAGGCGGTCAAGGGTAATCCATATCCTAG GAGTTACTATAGATGCACGAATCTAAAATGCACTGCTCGCAAGTATCTTGAAAGGTCGGCCAATGATTCAAACGCATTGATCACTACTTACGAGGGCAAACACAACCACGATGTGCCTACTTCGAAGGCAAAGTTCTAG
- the LOC124942710 gene encoding probable WRKY transcription factor 3 isoform X1, which translates to MELKDEIERITVTKPVAWKPSPIKFHSFSALLAGAGDSTDEAAPAPAPETSQKLFVTAAIRPKTIRLKASFFMNNSSKILQVELSEAAAPAPAVTPEVIYKPLARLVGAKTSHTLNDNTMVQPNMDDDLDHKQAIVLMEKPSDTLMFSDNSLYETNKGNMKRIEASKIVDQNKSFPPWYDGYAWRKYGQKQVKGSEYPRSYYKCTHPNCPVKKMVERSLSGKIEEIVYKGEHNHPKPGPAKRNLGLGGFDQISREFEGETSQVGFESKLCYQGIRKALEGGDEDEPKFKIRKSELTQLSDVGISGEVVGNERVTKPSIMNVESEATGDVFRWRKYGQKAVKGNPYPRSYYRCTNLKCTARKYLERSANDSNALITTYEGKHNHDVPTSKAKF; encoded by the exons atggAATTGAAAGATGAGATCGAAAGAATCACCGTAACAAAGCCGGTGGCATGGAAACCTTCTCCAATCAAATTTCACTCATTCTCTGCCCTTCTCGCCGGCGCCGGCGATAGTACAGACGAAGCGGCGCCTGCGCCGGCGCCGGAAACTTCTCAAAAGTTGTTTGTAACTGCCGCCATTCGGCCGAAGACTATCCGGTTGAAGGCATCCTTTTTCATGAACAATTCTTCCAAG ATTCTTCAGGTTGAGTTATCAGAAGCGGCGGCGCCGGCGCCAGCGGTAACGCCGGAGGTGATTTATAAACCCTTGGCTAGATTAGTAGGAGCGAAAACCAGTCATACCCTTAACGATAATACTATg GTTCAACCAAATATGGATGATGATCTTGATCATAAACAAGCTATAGTGCTAATGGAGAAACCATCAGACACATTAATGTTTAGCGATAATTCATTGTACGAAACGAACAAgggaaatatgaagagaatcgAGGCATCGAAAATTGTTGATCAAAACAAATCTTTTCCACCTTGGTACGATGGGTATGCATGGAGAAAATATGGGCAAAAACAAGTTAAAGGAAGCGAATACCCGAGAAGTTACTATAAGTGTACACATCCAAATTGCCCTGTCAAAAAGATGGTAGAAAGGTCATTGAGTGGAAAAATAGAAGAAATTGTGTACAAAGGCGAACACAACCACCCAAAACCCGGGCCTGCCAAGCGCAACCTTGGTTTAGGAGGATTTGATCAAATAAGTCGAGAATTTGAAGGCGAAACTAGCCAAGTCGGGTTCGAATCAAAATTGTGTTATCAAGGCATAAGAAAAGCTTTAGAAGGAGGTGATGAAGATGAACCGAAATTTAAGATAAG AAAAAGTGAGTTGACTCAGTTGAGCGATGTTGGAATATCCGGTGAAGTGGTTGGAAATGAACGAGTTACGAAGCCAAGTATCATGAATGTCGAATCTGAGGCTACTGGTGATGTGTTTCGGTGGAGAAAATATGGCCAAAAGGCGGTCAAGGGTAATCCATATCCTAG GAGTTACTATAGATGCACGAATCTAAAATGCACTGCTCGCAAGTATCTTGAAAGGTCGGCCAATGATTCAAACGCATTGATCACTACTTACGAGGGCAAACACAACCACGATGTGCCTACTTCGAAGGCAAAGTTCTAG
- the LOC124941303 gene encoding rab GTPase-activating protein 1-like, whose amino-acid sequence MTIKPSNFLPLFEPKRDAYGFTVRPQHLQRFREYGSIYKEEEDERTEKWKRFIEQLVEPDQLGSSDVEIIDKSEAGEIEQKSKVDSLVSVEGDHSSNGKPSGDIPTESYDEGGAHVTVQQAKSRKVQTWTPIRPSLHPIVKLMSARVKKNVTEEKIPVPQDQLESIEEDKSLKGEENEDHGEEFFENEAIDDTLSASEKEADNKLEVEPETFFPWKEELEFLVRGGVPRDLRGEIWQAFAGVSTRRVKEYYQSLLGPESDYIGSTEHCEMGSNEENAAIPEKWRKQIEKDLPRTFPGHPALDEVGRNSLRRLLIAYARHNPSVGYCQAMNFFAGLLLLMMPEENAFWTLVGIIDDYFCGYYSEEMIESQVDQLVFEELVRERFPKLVNHLDYLGVQVTWLSGPWFLSIFVNILPWESVLRIWDVLLFEGNRVMLFCTSLALMELYGPALVTTKDAGDAITLLQSLAGSTFDSSQLVLTACMGFLAITEERLEELREKHRPTVIEAAEERSRGRVSKDSKSLASKLYSFKHDGTTSTGEGANAELVDNQMDGGLKANSADADSILNSINLDSEADSVPDLQEQVVWLKVQLCTMLEERRSATLRAEELETALMEMVKLDNRRQLSARVEQLEQEVSELRQTLTDKKEQEQAMLQVLMRVEQDQKVTEDARIFAEQDAAAQKYAVHMLQEKHEKSLGMLAQMEKRVQMAESMLEATLQYEKGQNKAVSSPRSLSLESPRDAPVKRGLLSFGLGWRDRNKGKQSNTEESSENRSEQGGGSGQQEQQDK is encoded by the exons ATGACGATCAAACCCTCCAATTTTCTCCCCTTATTCGAGCCCAAGAG GGATGCATATGGATTTACTGTGAGGCCTCAACATCTCCAAAGGTTTAGAGAATACGGAAGTATCTACAAG GAAGAGGAAGATGAGAGAACAGAAAAGTGGAAGAGGTTTATCGAACAACTAGTGGAACCTGATCAACTTGGCTCATCTGATGTTGAAATCATCGACAAATCAGAAGCTGGAGAAATAGAACAGAAGTCAAAGGTTGACTCGTTAGTGAGTGTAGAAGGAGATCATTCAAGTAATGGGAAGCCTTCTGGTGACATTCCTACGGAAAGTTATGACGAAGGAGGAGCTCATGTGACAGTGCAACAAGCTAAAAGTCGGAAAGTACAAACTTGGACTCCCATTAGGCCTTCACTTCATCCCATTGTGAAGCTGATGAGTGCTcgtgttaaaaaaaatgtgacagAGGAGAAGATACCTGTTCCTCAGGATCAACTTGAATCAATTGAAGAAGATAAGTCGTTGAAGGGAGAGGAAAATGAGGACCATGGAgaagaattttttgaaaatgaggCGATAGATGATACTCTGAGTGCGTCTGAGAAAGAAGCTGACAATAAACTTGAAGTTGAACCTGAAACTTTCTTCCCATGGAAAGAAGAACTGGAGTTTCTTGTTCGTGGGGGTGTGCCAAGAGATCTAAGAGGAGAG ATTTGGCAAGCGTTTGCTGGTGTAAGTACACGTAGGGTGAAGGAATATTACCAGAGTTTGCTTGGTCCAGAAAGTGATTATATTGGCAGCACGGAACATTGTGAAATGGGGTCGAATGAGGAGAACGCTGCAATTCCTGAGAAATGGAGAAAGCAGATTGAGAAG GATCTTCCCAGAACTTTTCCTGGTCATCCTGCACTAGATGAGGTTGGTCGGAATTCCTTGAGACGGCTACTTATAGCATATGCACGGCATAACCCCTCTGTTGGGTATTGTCAG GCCATGAACTTCTTTGCTGGCCTATTACTCTTGATGATGCCCGAGGAAAATGCCTTTTG GACCTTGGTGGGCATTATTGATGACTACTTCTGTGGCTACTACTCTGAGGAAATGATAGAATCCCAG GTGGATCAACTTGTTTTTGAGGAATTAGTGCGTGAAAGGTTCCCCAAACTGG TCAATCATCTGGATTACCTGGGAGTGCAGGTTACATGGCTTTCTGGACCTTGGTTCCTTTccatttttgtaaatattcttCCCTGGGAAAGTG TTTTACGAATTTGGGATGTACTGCTATTTGAAGGGAATCGTGTAATGCTCTTTTGTACTTCACTTGCTTTGATGGAGTTGTACG GTCCTGCATTAGTAACAACCAAGGATGCTGGTGATGCCATAACTCTATTACAGTCCTTAGCTGGTTCTACGTTTGATAGCAGTCAACTTGTGTTAACTGCTTGCATGGGTTTCTTGGCTATTACTGAAGAGAGATTGGAAGAGCTGAGAGAAAAGCATCGGCCTACTGTAATAGAAGCAGCTGAAGAAAGGTCAAGAGGGAGAGTCTCAAAGGATTCCAAGAGTCTCGCATCTAAGCTATATAGTTTTAAGCATGATGGTACAACCTCTACAGGAGAGGGTGCAAATGCTGAACTAGTTGATAATCAGATGGATGGGGGTTTAAAGGCCAATTCTGCTGACGCAGATTCTATTCTTAATAGCATAAATCTTGATTCTGAGGCCGATTCTGTCCCAGATCTTCAAGAACAG GTAGTTTGGTTGAAGGTCCAGTTATGCACCATGTTGGAGGAAAGGAGGTCTGCTACCCTCAG AGCGGAAGAATTAGAAACAGCACTCATGGAGATGGTGAAGCTGGATAATCGGCGGCAATTGAGTGCCAGG GTGGAGCAGTTGGAGCAAGAGGTGTCCGAGCTGAGGCAAACCCTAACTGACAAGAAGGAACAGGAGCAGGCAATGCTTCAG GTCCTGATGCGTGTTGAGCAGGACCAGAAGGTAACTGAAGATGCTCGCATCTTTGCTGAGCAAGATGCAGCTGCGCAGAAATATGCTGTTCACATGCTCCAA GAAAAACATGAAAAGTCATTGGGTATGCTTGCTCAAATGGAGAAGAGAGTTCAAATGGCAGAATCAATGTTAGAAGCCACTTTACAATACGAAAAGGGACAAAATAAAGCAGTATCATCCCCAAG GTCCTTATCTCTGGAATCTCCAAGGGATGCTCCCGTCAAAAGAGGTCTACTATCGTTTGGACTCGGTTGGCGCGATAGAAACAAG GGAAAACAAAGCAACACTGAGGAATCAAGTGAAAATCGATCGGAGCAAGGAGGAGGCAGTGGACAGCAAGAGCAGCAGGACAAGTAA
- the LOC124941800 gene encoding glutathione S-transferase L3-like yields MATENVNDVLPPILDSSSEPPSIFDGTTRLYLNYQCPFAQRVWIARNYKGLQDKIKLVPIDLQNRPAWYKEKVYPENKVPALEHNGKITGESLDLLRYLESNFEGPALLPDDPVKLEFAEELLTYTDTTNRIVYTSFKGGPTDELGGVFDHLEKALHKFDDGPFFLGQFSLVDIAYIPFIERFQVYLQEVFNYDITSGHPKLTAWIEELNKLEAYKPTKGDPEKYISAYKARFTQVQK; encoded by the exons ATGGCTACCGA AAACGTGAACGATGTTCTTCCCCCAATTTTGGATTCCTCGTCTGAACCGCCTTCAATATTTGATGGAACTACTAG GCTTTACCTCAATTACCAGTGTCCATTTGCTCAACGTGTGTGGATCGCGAGGAACTATAAG GGATTGCaagataaaatcaaattagtTCCTATTGATCTTCAGAATCGTCCAGCTTGGTACAAGGAGAAGGTTTATCCAGAAAACAAG GTTCCGGCCCTGGAACACAATGGTAAGATTACTGGAGAAAGCCTTGACCTACTTAGGTATTTGGAAAGTAACTTTGAAGGACCAGCTCTTTTACCTGAT GATCCTGTCAAGCTTGAGTTTGCTGAAGAGCTGTTGACTTATACTGACACAACAAATAGAATTGTGTATACTTCTTTCAAGGGAGGCCCAACAGATGAACTTG GAGGTGTTTTCGATCATTTGGAGAAAGCTCTCCATAAATTTGATGATGGTCCCTTCTTTCTTGGCCAATTCAGTCTG GTGGATATCGCTTACATTCCATTTATCGAAAGGTTCCAGGTCTACTTACAAGAGGTGTTTAACTATGACATCACTTCAGGCCATCCTAAATTGACAGCATGGATTGAG GAATTGAACAAGCTTGAGGCCTACAAACCAACAAAAGGTGACCCCGAAAAGTATATTTCAGCTTACAAGGCGCGTTTCACGCAGGTTCAAAAGTGA